A region from the Triticum aestivum cultivar Chinese Spring chromosome 3D, IWGSC CS RefSeq v2.1, whole genome shotgun sequence genome encodes:
- the LOC123079555 gene encoding cation/H(+) antiporter 15, with the protein MASTVAPLNADVDLPTNVTAQTHNATASKITNMVVCYSPMMITTNGIWQGVNPLEFSLPLFILQVAVIVITTRVLVLLLKPFRQPRVIAEILAGVVLGPSLMGQMDGWGNMVFPQRSLLTLETVAHLGLLYFLFLVGLEMDIDVIKRSGKKALFVALAGMALPFCIGTATSFIFRHQVSRNVHQTSFLLFLGVALSVTAFPVLARILAEIKLLNTELGRIAMSAAIVNDMCAWILLALAIAITEVDSTALSSLWVLLSGVVFVLICFYVVRPAMWWLIHRIPEGESISDMDVSLILAGVLLAGVCTEAIGIHSVFGAFIYGLVIPSGPLGVTLIEKLEDFVTGLLLPLFFAISGLRTNITKARDPVTVGLLVLVFVMASFAKIMGTIIIAALYTMPFREGIALGFLMNTRGLVEMIVLNIGRDRQVLDDESFAVMVMVSVGMTALVTPIVTGLHKPARRLVGYKRRNLQRIRHDSELRMLACVHTTRNVPSVLSLLDLSNPSKRSPIFIYALHLVELTGRASNMLAAAAASASTNSQSGSSALPATTEHIFNAFENYEMHTGGVSIQTLAAVSPYQTMHDDVSVLAEDKHVSLIVVPFHKQLTVDGGMEPINPSIRGFNESLLSASPCSVAILVDRGLSAAAARMADEHRLVLFFFGGPDDREALAYTWRMVENPAVSLAIVRFLPPDYRERSFSSPTYRSADSRAINIGAEGKTELEMDEEYLGEFRARNHGNGAITYADKTVTNSEETVAAIRSMDSSTHEMYIVGRRPGEAGSPMTSALEDWMESPELGPIGDMLVSSDFSMGVSVLVVQQYVVAGAPMAAGAPMAAAAPAASVDPVRQYLSNANVHPATGPGGYQTVPASSAANSWSSGAVGF; encoded by the exons ATGGCCTCCACCGTAGCGCCCTTGAACGCCGACGTCGACCTGCCGACGAACGTGACGGCGCAGACCCACAATGCGACGGCGTCCAAGATCACCAACATGGTGGTGTGCTACTCGCCCATGATGATCACCACCAACGGCATCTGGCAGGGCGTCAACCCGCTCGAGTTCTCCCTCCCGCTCTTCATCCTCCAGGTcgccgtcatcgtcatcaccacccGCGTCCTCGTGCTCCTCCTCAAGCCCTTCCGCCAGCCCCGCGTCATCGCTGAGATCCTCGCCGGCGTCGTGCTCGGGCCGTCCCTCATGGGCCAGATGGATGGCTGGGGCAACATGGTGTTCCCGCAGCGCAGCCTGCTCACGCTCGAGACGGTGGCGCACCTCGGCCTGCTCtacttcctcttcctcgtcgggcTGGAGATGGACATCGACGTGATCAAGCGGTCCGGCAAGAAGGCGCTGTTCGTGGCTTTGGCCGGGATGGCGCTGCCCTTCTGCATCGGCACCGCCACGTCCTTCATATTCCGGCACCAGGTGTCCCGGAACGTGCACCAGACCTCCTTCCTGCTCTTCCTCGGCGTCGCGCTCTCCGTCACGGCGTTCCCCGTgctggcccgcatcctcgccgagATCAAGCTGCTCAACACGGAGCTCGGCCGCATCGCCATGTCGGCCGCCATCGTCAACGACATGTGCGCGTGGATCCTGCTCGCGCTCGCCATCGCCATCACGGAGGTGGACAGCACGGCGCTGTCGTCCCTGTGGGTGCTCCTCTCCGGGGTGGTCTTCGTGCTCATATGCTTCTACGTCGTGCGCCCAGCGATGTGGTGGCTCATCCACCGCATCCCCGAGGGCGAGAGCATCAGCGACATGGATGTGTCGCTCATCCTTGCCGGCGTCCTGCTCGCCGGTGTCTGTACCGAGGCCATCGGCATCCACTCCGTCTTCGGCGCCTTCATCTACGGCCTGGTCATCCCGAGCGGCCCGCTCGGCGTCACGCTCATCGAGAAGCTCGAGGACTTTGTCACCGGGCTCCTCCTCCCGCTCTTCTTCGCCATCAGCGGCCTGCGCACAAACATCACCAAGGCGCGCGACCCTGTGACCGTCGGCCTGCTCGTCCTCGTGTTCGTCATGGCCAGCTTCGCCAAGATCATGGGCACCATCATCATCGCGGCGCTCTACACGATGCCGTTCCGTGAGGGCATTGCCCTCGGATTCCTCATGAACACCAGGGGGCTCGTGGAAATGATCGTGCTCAACATTGGGAGAGACAGGCAG GTGTTGGATGACGAGTCGTTCGCGGTGATGGTGATGGTGTCGGTGGGGATGACGGCTCTGGTGACGCCGATCGTGACGGGGTTGCACAAGCCGGCGCGGCGGCTCGTCGGATACAAGCGGAGGAACCTGCAGCGCATCAGGCACGACAGCGAGCTCCGGATGCTGGCCTGCGTGCACACCACCCGTAACGTGCCGTCCGTGCTGTCGCTGCTCGACCTCTCGAACCCGAGCAAGCGCTCCCCCATCTTCATCTACGCGCTCCACCTCGTCGAGCTCACCGGCCGAGCCTCCAACAtgcttgctgccgccgccgcctccgcctcgacgAATAGCCAGTCAGGCTCCTCTGCCTTGCCGGCTACGACGGAGCACATCTTCAACGCATTCGAGAACTACGAGATGCACACTG GTGGTGTCTCCATCCAGACGCTGGCGGCCGTGTCGCCGTACCAAACCATGCACGACGACGTGTCCGTGCTCGCGGAGGACAAGCACGTCTCGCTCATCGTCGTCCCTTTCCACAAGCAGCTGACGGTGGACGGCGGCATGGAGCCCATCAACCCGTCCATCCGCGGGTTCAACGAGAGCCTCCTGTCCGCGTCCCCGTGCTCGGTCGCCATCCTCGTGGACCGCGGCCTCAGCGCCGCCGCAGCGCGCATGGCGGACGAGCACCGCCTGGTGCTCTTCTTCTTCGGCGGGCCGGACGACCGCGAGGCGCTCGCCTACACGTGGAGGATGGTGGAGAACCCCGCCGTCAGCCTCGCCATCGTGCGGTTCCTCCCGCCGGACTACCGGGAGCGATCCTTCTCCAGCCCCACCTACCGGTCGGCGGACTCGCGCGCGATCAACATCGGCGCGGAGGGCAAGACCGAGCTGGAGATGGACGAGGAGTACCTGGGCGAGTTCCGAGCGCGCAACCACGGCAACGGCGCCATCACGTACGCCGACAAGACGGTGACCAACAGCGAGGAGACGGTGGCGGCCATCCGGAGCATGGACAGCAGCACGCACGAGATGTACATCGTGGGCCGGCGCCCCGGCGAGGCCGGGTCGCCGATGACGTCGGCGCTGGAGGACTGGATGGAGTCCCCGGAGCTGGGGCCCATCGGCGACATGCTCGTGTCGTCGGACTTCTCCATGGGGGTGTCGGTGCTGGTGGTGCAGCAGTACGTGGTGGCCGGGGCGCCTATGGCCGCCGGGGCGCCCatggccgcggcggcgccggccgCCAGCGTCGACCCGGTACGCCAGTACCTGAGCAACGCTAACGTGCACCCGGCCACGGGGCCCGGGGGGTACCAGACGGTCCCGGCGTCGTCGGCGGCCAATAGCTGGTCTAGTGGCGCCGTAGGATTCTGA